The sequence CGTGGTTGACGATCCGGTCCGCGTTGCTGTAGTTGAACTGGTTCTGCTGCGGCTCGAGCGCGTCGATCTTCATCTCGTTCTCGGCCGTGACGCTGTTGAACTCGCGGTTCAGGATCGTCGTGTACGTGTTGTCGTTGAGCTTGTTCGCGGCAACGGCGGCACCGAAGTACCGGCCCGACTGGGCGGCGGCCGCCCCGAGGGTGGTTTCGGCGGCCTGGGCGAGACTGGGCACCAGCGACACGGTCAGGACCGCGGCGAGCGCGGCCGCTCCGGAGACCGAGAGTGTTCGACGTCGACGACCGGGGGGACGGGTCTGGGAGATCATGCTGATCCTCCGAGGGATGGACGTGCCAAATGGGTCAGCTCAGGAGAGAGCGGTTGATGGCTGGTCCGACCGTCCGCCCGGGCCGATTGGTGGTGGCTGCGGAAGGTGGACCTCTTGCTGATCGGTGCGGGCCTCCAGGGGTTGGTAGTTGTGACCAGCGGGGGTGAACGAGCGGTGTTAGCGCTCACACCAATCGATGGATCCAGATTTTCAGAAAATTCCAGGGTTTTCAAGCGAAAGTTTTGGGGCGTCCAGCTCAGGATCGATCGGGCTGCCAGCGGGGGAGCCGAGCGGACCGTGACGTCAACGGCCACAGCCGGTGACGGTGCCCAGGTCGAATCAGCTCGCGGGTGGTGCCGTGCTCTGCCGGACCGTGAGCGTCGTGCCCAACTCGAGCCCGAGTTGCGGCGTGCGCTCACCACGGCTCAGTGCGAGCGCCAACTCGGTGGCGGTGACGGCCATCTCGATGAGCGGCTGGTGGACAGTGGTCAGTGGCGGATCGACCAGGGCGGCCAACGGCAGGTCGTCGAAGCCGGCCACGCTCACATCCGTCGGGACTCGCAATCCCAACCGCCGGGCCGCCTGGTAGACGCCGAGCGCCTGCAGGTCGTTTGCCGCGAAGATCGCCGTCGGACGATCGGGGCGGCTCAACAGGTCGAGCGCGGCCGCTTCGCCGTCTTCCCGGGTCAGTTTGGCGCGGACGACGAGGTCTGCCTCCGCGGTCAAGCCGGCGGCGTCGAACGCGGAGCGATAGCCGTCCAGCCGGGCGCGGCAACACAGGATGTGCTCGGGGGCGGCGATCATGGCGATCCGTCGATGGCCCAGCCCGATCAGGTGACGGGCCGCGGACCGGCCGCCCGCCCAGTTCGTCGCTCCGACGAAGGGAACGTCGTCGGGCAGCTCGGCGGTGGGATCGAAGGCGACGAATGGAATGCCCCGGGCGCGTAGCTGGTTGCGCTGCTCCTCGTCCAGCTGGGCGACGGTGACGAGGCAGTCCGGGCGGCGGGCGAGAGTGTCGTCGATCCAGTACCGGATCGCGTTGCGGTGCGGGCCGAGCTCTGTCAGAACGACTCCCACACCCTGTTGCCGGGCCACCCGCTCGACGCCGCGGATGATCTCCAGCCCCCACATGTCCTTGATTTCGTCGAAGACGAGTTCCATCATGTTGGAACGGGTGACCGGCGATGGCCTGCGGTAGCCGTACTCGTTGATCAGTGCCTCGACGCGGGCCCGGGTCTCCGCCGCCACGCCGGAACGCCCGTTAATAACCTTGGATACGGTCGGAACCGACACTCCCGCCGACTCGGCGATGGCGGCGATCGTCACCGGCCTCGACGGGTCATCGAGTCGTGGTTCCAGGTCGACGATCGGCTCGCTCGACTCGGCGCACGTCAACCTGGCCCCCCTAGTGCCGATCCCCCGTGGTCGCGGGGCCCGCGCCGGACCTGTCCGCGCGGCCGGTCGCCGCGACATCGCTCAGGGCGCAAGGATAGCCGGTCGGTCCGGCACCGAGACTTGTCGGGCGCGAGTCCCCCCGAGCAGCGACCGTCAGCCGGCATCAGCACCGACACATTGACGCAGATCGAAGAAACATGTAACGTCTAGCCCGGAAACTTTCTGAGTCGAGTGACCGAAAGTATCCATGCGGGAGTCCTTTCCTCGCTCACCCTTCGGGACCCACTTCCGACCCGACTACAGCGCGAACACTATGCTCCTGACGCCCGAGTTCTTCGTCGAGGTCAACGACGGCGCCGTCACCCTCACGTTCCAGTTCTGGAGCGGCAGGCAGCTCACCTACCGCCTGACGAAGTCCGGCAGTTGGGTGTGCTCAGCACGGTCGCAGCCAGCGGATCGGCACCACCGCACCATCTGGGACGCCGGCGCCGCGCTGACCGTCTACGCGATCGTCGACGTTCCGGGCGGGCCCATCCCGCCGCTGCTGCTGCTCGGTTCGGCGGCCGCCGGGATACCCTGTGGCGTCGGCCCGGCGCCGACCGGCGTGACCTGTGGCGACTGGAAGCACTGAGGCCCGCGCTGCCAGCGATCCTGCGTCTCTGGGCGGTGGCGGCGGTGGCCGCTGTCGCGGTGGTGGCCCTGACGACGCCGGACCGCTCCCTGCTGACCACGTCGGTCGAACACGCCCTCTACGGTGTGCTCGCCTTCACCGTCGGCCTGGGCCATCTCTTCTATCACGCCGCAGGCCGGTGACCGGCGCGTCCGGGCCGGTGACCGGTGTGCTCCGCGTCCGCCTGGCGGGATGGACGGTTCGTCGACGCGACTGTCATCGGTGGCGGGCGACCCTCAGCCGGGCCGGATCAGCAGCAGGACGATGGTGGCCAGGTAGATCGCCGGAATGGCGATCCCCTCGAAGCCGATGCCCCGACGTTCCCTCAGGATCAGCCCGGCGGTCAGGGTGGCGATCATCAGGGTGGTCATCCCGGTGAACAGCAGTCCCGACAGGTTCGCCTCGGAATAGATCGATCCACGCCGGTAGGTTGCGTCGGCAAGGAAGATCATCAAGGAGTCGAACGCATTACCACCGAGGATGTTGCCGATGCCGAGGGTCAACGCGCCGATGCGGATGGCCGCGATGAGGGTGATCAGCTCAGGCAGGGAGGTGATCGCCGTGGTGAGGGTGAAACCGACGAAGCCGCTCGGCAGACCCGAGGCGGCCACCACGCCGAGCCCGCCCTGACCGATCAGGAAGCCGGTGGCGGCCACCACGGCCGCCAGCGCGGCCAGTCGGAACCACAGCCGGCGGACGGTCACCCCGGACGTCGCGGCGGCCGGCTCGTCCTGACGGGTGTCCGTGGTGTGCCGGGCGAACCACATCGGTTGCCGGCGCAGTCGGCGGAGCAACACCAGACCGTACAGGTAGATGACGGGGATAAGCAGGCTCGCCGGGTGCACCCAGAGAAGGGTGAGTTCAGGCGTCGCGTACGCCACCACCGGCAGGCAGAGCAACGCCATCAGGACGATCGCCTGCATGACGTTCTCCAGGGATGCCGCCGCATGCTCGATGTTCGACCGGCGGTAGAGCAGATCGGCGATGGCCAGCCACACCGTCTGCACCGCGATGCCACCGATCGGGTTGGCGAGGGCGAACTCGGCGTCCTGCCGCACCGAACCGATGACCGTGGTGGCGATGCCGGGCAGCGAGGTCACCGCGCCGAGCAGAAGGGCGCCGGCCACCGCCTCGCCCATGCCGGTCCGGTCCGCCAGTTCGTCCGCCGTACGGGTCAACGCCGCACCGGCGAACAGGATCGCCACCAGTGCGGCGAGCAGCGCGATCAGGCTGGGCACGAGGGGCCAGGTGCCGGCGGTCACGCCGCGCCGCCCGAGTGTCGTCCCTGAGCAGAGCACATGTCCACGCCTCATACCCACCTGACGGCGTCCTGATCGGGGCGACCCGGGTGCCGCCACCCGTCAGCGCCGGGCGTACCTCGCCGAGCGGCCGGGCCAAGACCTCCTCATGCCGGCGGGCGGTGGCGGCGGGGATGGCGGTGGCGGTGGCGTCGTGGTGGGGCGGCGGTGGCGGCGGCCGGCAGACTCGCGCCGACCCCGGTGGCGGCACCCAGACGACGCCCGCTCCGGACGGCCCAGGGAGGCGCGGTTGTGAGAGTTTCCAGAATCAGCGCGGCGATGGCCTGCACGCTCGCTCTGCTGATCGTCGGCGCGGCGGCCGGCCCGGCCGGTGCCGCACCAAGGCCTGACGACCCCGGCAACGGTGTCGCACCGAGGACCGGAGCGGAACCCGGTGCGACACCACGGGCGCGGACGGACACCGTCGACCCCGACCGCCGGGACACGCTGCTGGCAGAGGGTTGGCGTTCGTCGAAGGATGTCGCCTGGACCACCTTCGGCGATGCCGAGGGCTTCCACGTGCTTGCCGCCGACGCCCGCACCGGTTACACCTGGCGCACCGTGACCAGCCTGGCGGAGCCGGGCTTCGACGTCGACCAGTGGATCGGCAACGCCTGCCTGACCGGCTCCGGTCGCCGGCTGGTGGTGGTCTACGCGCCGCGTACCTTCACCAACGACGCGGACCTGTTCGACCGGGGCGGGTTCACCGCGGTGGTCGACCTGGGCACCGGCGCGGTGCGCAAGCTGCCGGTGCAGAGTTCGTTGGCGTACTTCAACCCGGGCTGCGGCGCCGGTGAGACCGCCGTGTTGACGCAGTTCGGCGGCAAGCTGGTGGACGACCCGTCGGCGACCCGGGTGGAGAGCCGGCTGCGCACCGTGGACGCGGCCGCCGGCACCGTCTCGGCGCCGGTGAAGCTGGCCACCGAGGTCAGCTCGGCGGTGCCGGTCGGCGGCGCGGTGGTCGCCGCGGCGAACGGCGCGCTGGTCGACGTGGCGCCGGACGGCACGACGCGGCGGATCGCCGCCGCCTCCGGGGTGCCGTTCCGCTTGGTCCCGGATGGTGCCGACGGCCTGGTCTTCCTGGATCTGGCCCAGCAGCGGGTGCGCGTCAAGCGGACCACGCCGCGCGCCGGCGCCACCGTGCGCACCCTGGCCGAGGGGCCGGAGGGCGAGCTGAGCGTCGCCCGGGGCGCCGCCGGCCGGGTCTTCCTCACCGGCCGGCCAGACCGGGTCGGCACGCTGCCGGCGGGGATCCGTGCGGTCGACGCCCCGCAGCAGAGCGAGATCTCCTCACTGGGACAGCTCGCCCTGACCCGGGTCGCCGGCCCGGGCAGCGGCGACCCGCGCGCCGCGACCCGGACACCCGGGTGCCCGAGCACGTCCAGATCAACGCCACGGCGCTCGGCACCGGCAGCGACGTCGCCTTCGAGGTGCGGCCGGAGGCGACCGGGACCGCCGCCTCCAGCGGCCGGGCCACGCATCCGAAGCTCGGTACGTCGGCCGGGCAGGGGCGCCCGCCGGTGCCCGGGCTGCCGCCGCCGGCTCGCCCACCGACCCGGTGGAGAGCGAGCGGTACTGCTCGGTGCCCCGCAACGACCCCCGGAACCAGGTGCTCCAGCCGAAGCCACGGCAGGTCGAATGGGCGGTGAACCAGGCGATCACCAACTCGCTGCACGTGACCCGGGAGGCGAACTGGAAGAACCTGGGCATGCCCGCGTACACCCCGCAGGGCCTGTTCCCGCGCCGGGATCTGCTCGGCGGCGGTCGGGTGCCGGCCCAGATCATGCTCGGCATCATCGCGCAGGAGTCGAACATGTGGCAGGCGTCGCGGTACGCGCTGCCGGGCGTCACCGGCAACCCGCTGATCGGCAACTTCTACGGCCGCGACATCTACAACGACACCCCGGACGACGACTGGGACATCCGCTGGGAGGACGCCGACTGCGGCTACGGCGTGGCGCAGGTGACCGACCGGATGCGGCTGGCCGGGCGGGAGAAGCCGGGCGAGACGGCGCTGCCGTACCAGACCCAGCGGGCGGTGGCGCTGGACTTCGCCACCAACGTCGCGGCCGGGTTGCAGATCCTGCAGGACAAGTGGAACCAGACCCGGTCGGCGGGTCTGATCGTCAACAACGGCTACCCGGAGTACATGGAGAACTGGTTCTTCGCCGCCTGGGCGTACAACTCGGGCTTCTATCCCGACAAGGGCGACGGGTCACCGTGGGGTGTGGGCTGGCTGAACAACCCGATCAATCCCCGGTACGACCCGGTGCGCAAGCCGTTCCTGGAGGAGACGTACGCCGACGCGCGGACGCCGCAGAAGTGGCCCTACCCGGAGAAGATCATGGGTTGGGCCGGTCACCCGGTGGAGATCAGCGAGTCGCCGACGGACCTGGTCGCCGGCTACCGGGCCGCGTGGTGGACCAGCGTGGCCTCGCGGGCCGCGGTGAAGCCGCCGAGGGCGCTCTTCTGCGACGCCACGAACCACTGCGACCCCACGGGCCGCTACGTGCCGGACGACCCGGATGTGATCGGCGAGCCGACCGGGCCGTGCGCGCACCGCAACGCGGCCGGCTACTACGACCTGCGCTGCTGGTACAACCAGCCGGTGGCCTGGAAGGGCGGGCCGGGGCTGGCCTGTGACTGCGGCAACGAGGTGCTGCGCTTTGATCCGGGGTACGCCTATCAGGAGGACGGTACGAGCTTCCCGCCCCGGTGTGACCTGTCCGGGCTGCCCGCCGGCGCCCGGGTCATCGACAACCTGCCGGACGGGGTGCCGGCGGTCCGCTCCGGTTGCGGCCGACCCTGGTCGAACGCGGGCAGTTTCGGGCTCCGGTTCGGCACCAACTACTTCGAAGAATTTCCGTCCAAGGTGGACTTCCATCAGCTCGGTGGCGGATTCGGCGCACACTTCTACATGGGCTACACCCGCAAGGCGGGCAACCTGAACGACCAGATGAAGATCACCGGCACCTGGACGATCAACCCCACGAACGCGTGGACGCGGGTCCTGGTGCACATCCCAGACCACGCCGCGTACACCCGGCAGGCCGACTACCAGATCTACCTGCCCGGTCAGAGCACCTCGACGCGGCACCGCTCGGTGCCCACCCGGTGGCAGCAGCACAAGTGGCTCGACCTGGGGGTCTTTGACTTCCGAGGCAGCGGCACCCCGAAGGTGGAGCTCTCCACGGTCGCCCAGGACGGCACCGGCGTCCACAAGATCGTTTGGGACGCGATAGCGGTGCAGCCGCTGTCGGCCAAGCCCCGGCACTTCGTGGTCGGCATGGGCGACTCGTTCTCCTCCGGCGAGGGAGCCGGGGAGTACACCCGCGTCTCCGACCAGTACGGCGACGAGCCGGGCTTCAAGAACTCCTGCCGGCGCAACGCCCACGGCTGGGCGCGGCAGATCGTGTTGGCCGGGGCACCCGGCGGGCGGTCGCTGGGCAGCTTCTCAGACAGCCTGGACGCCAACGTGGACTTCCACCACATCGCCTGCGCCGGGGCACAGACGCACCACGTGATGGCGACCAGGACGGCGGCGGGGCAGCCCGCGCCGGCCAACGCCATGGGTAACGTCCCCCGGGACACCACCAACGGGGAGCTGACCCAGATCGACCAGGGCTTCCTGGACGAGAACACCACACTGGTGGTGCTCACCATCGGCGGCAACGACGCGGGCTGGACCGACGTGTTCAAGGAGTGCGCGCTGAAGAACTGCATGGAACCGGGTTTCACGCTGCCCGGCGACAGCCAGCCGATGACGGTGGCGGTCCCGGCCCGGTTCCGCGACAAGATCAAGCTGGACGTCCGCCGGGTGGTCACCGAGATCCGGCAACGGGCACCGAACGCGTGGATCGTGCTCGCCGGCTACCCGCAGATCTTCAAGTCGGGCACCACGTACGACGTCAACCCGCTGCCGGGGGTGACGATCGGGATCACCGCCGAGGAGGTCGACTGGCTCAACGACATGGCCCGGGTGGCCACCACCGAACTGCTCTACACGGACCTGACCAACAAGATCAACGGCGTTGACGTGCGAGCCGACTTCGCCGGGCACGAACTCGGCACGGCCGACACCAGCGAGAACTGGCTCAACGGCTACATACTGGGCGACGTGTTCCGCTTCGCCGACGATGACGGTGAGCCGAACGACTCGTACTTCGGCGCCGGTTCCTTCCACCCGAACGTCAGCGGATTCCAGGCGTACGGCGGGGCGGTCTCCGACCGGCTCAGCGCACTCGGCTACCGCTGGAGCTGACCGGTACCGCCGGCGCTTGCCGTGCCATCCCGGCGTCCCCGCCCGTGCGGCGGGGACGCCGGCCGTCCGGAGGAGAATGACGTGATCGAGCCGTCGTCGGGACCGTCCGAGCCGCCGCCCGCGTCGGCGCAGGGCCCGGAACCTGCCAGTGCCAGACTGCCGGCATCCTCTTGCTGGCGGGTCACGATCGCAGCCCTGATCGGCGCGGTGATCGGCACCGTGATCGGCGTGACGTGGCGGGCGCTGAGCGAGTCCGATCGACCCGCCGAGGACACCCTCGGCCTGCTCTACCTCGCCGCGGTGATCGGGCTGCCGGTGCTGGTGGTGGTGAGCTGGGGCGTACTGGCGCTGACCGGCCCCGCCTGGGCGGCACCCGCGGTGACCATTGCGGGACTGGCCGCCGGCAGTTATGCCGTGGGCCTGTACCCGACGGTCGCCGGCACCTCGGCGGCACCGCCGGTCGCGCTCTGCGCGCTGGCCTGGGCGGCCAGCTACGCCGCGGTCGCGCTCGCCTGCCTGCCCGGGTGTCCCGTCCGCTCCGCGGCGCCATGGTCGCCCTGCTGGTCGCCCCGGCGGTCTTGTTCCTCGTCTTCTGAGTACGGGCTCAGCCGCTCGTAGCCGATGGGGTGTCGGCGGCCCGGCCGACCGAGTCCGGGCGCGCCGGCAGTTCCCCACTACCGTGCTGCGGTGAGTCGGCCCAGCTGTTCGACCCCGTTCCAATGACCCGGCCGGGGTTTCGGGCACCGGCGGGCGGGGACGCGTCAGCAAGCGGCAGTGCAAGTGGTTCGGTACGACAGCGGGGAGGCGAGATGAGTGTCGAACGGGCAACAGACAACGTCGAGCAACTGGCCGGCCCGGCCCGCGCCCGGTTGGGCGATCTGAACCGGAACGAGCGGTCCGAGGCCGAACGGGTGATGCAGCGGGACGCCACCCGCGGGAAGCGGCCCGGCGAGCATGTCCAGGAGGACGCGCGGGACGCGCCGGACGACTTCACCACCTGATCGGGAAGCACGTGGGCCGTCCTCGGGCTTCCCTGAGGACGGCCCACGGCACGTCCGGCTGGTGTCGTCACACCGGCGGGGCAACCCGTGGTGGTGGGACGCGGCACCTCCACCGATCCGCGCGGGCGACCACGGCGGCGAACGGGGTGGCGCCGACCGGCGCCACCCCCGTCGCGGGTGTTGTTAGAGAGACCGGCAATAGGACTGGCGGTGTCGGTCTCTCCTAGCTGGCGGTGCAGGTGAGGGTGGGTGTGGAGTTGGTGCCGTTCCAGGAGCCGTTGAATCCGAAGCTGGTGGTGCCGTTGGCGCTCACGGAGCCGTTGTAACTGGCGTTCGAGGCGGTGACCGACGATCCACTCGAGGTTATCGACGCGTTCCAGGAGCTGGTGATGCTCTGGCCGTTGGGCCAGGTCCAGCTCACGGTCCACCTGGAGATGGCGGCGTTGCCGGCCCGGACGGTGACCTCGGCGCCGAAGCCGCCGGACCACTCGTTGGTCTTCCGGTAGGTGGCGGTGCAGGCGCCGTTGCCGGTGGGCGGCGGGGTGGTCGGCGGCGGGGTGGTCGGGGGCGGGGTGGTCGGGGGCGGGGTGGTCGGCGGCGGGGTGCCGCCGCCGCCGAACGTCACGTCACTGCAGATGTAGTACGGCTGGTCGAGGTGCGCCGCCTGCCAGATCGTGTAGACGACGTGCCGTCCGGTGCGGTTACCCGCGTTCACCTGAGCCTCGTAGAGCCCGGTGGTCGGGTAGCTGCCGGTGCGGAGCACCAGTTCCAGGTTGTTCCAGGTGAGGGGTTGGGTGGTCGGATCGAAGCCCTGCCTGGTGATGTAGATCAGCATGTAGTCGGCACCGTGTCGGGCGCCGTCGGTCAGCGTCAGGGTGAAGTTGTTCGGCATCGGCTTCGCGGTCCACGCGCCGACCGTGTCCAGCGACGCGTACAGGCCACCCTGGGTGCGGCCGCCGCTGCACAGCTGTCCGTTCGGGACGGCGGCCTGGTGGTTGCCGCCGACGTTCTCGCGGTACAGGCCGTTCCAGTTCCACATGGTGTTCGGGTTGGCCTGCCAGGCCTGCCAGCACATCGGGTCGGTCTGGGCCATGGTGGGGTTGAGGTGGTCGGAACCCCAGCGTTCCCAGCACCCGTAGTTGCGGGACGGCGGGTTGGTCACGGAACCGTGCGCCGAGGCCGGGCCGGCCTGGTTGACCACGACCATCGTGAACGAGGCGAGGAGGACGGTGACCGCGCCCAGTCCCAGACGGCGTGCTGTTCTTGAGAATTTCATCGATGCTCCAGTTGATCCGCCGACGCCGGTGTCGCTCGCCGGGATGCCCGGTCCCGGGGAGGAGTACGCGTCGATCGATTCGGACGATCTCGATGCAGGCAGGATGTCGGCCTGCGACGGCTTGGCGGCTCCCGACAGAGATAGTAATAGAGGCATCCATCAATGTAAATCGTTATCGATGTGGCGGTGGCCCGCGCTTCGGCGTCCGGGCGTCCGGCCCGCTCCTCGTCGCGGGCCGGCTGAGGAAGCGCGGTCGCTCACCCAGCGACGATCTCGGCGACCACCTTGGGTGCCCAGCATCCTTCGCCGCAGGTGTCCGCGTGCAGCGCAAGGATGCGGGTGCCCGGTAGCTGTGCGGCTAGCGCTAGCGCGCTCCCGTGCCACCGTCGAGGGCGCGACGGCACTCTGGGCCAGTCGCCGCTGGCGGGTCAGCCGTTGCCACAGCCCGAGCGGGGGGTGCCAGGGCGGTACCGGCCGGCGCCTCCTCGACGGCCAGCGTGCCGCCGGTCAGCCGCCCCGGGTGGTCCACGGCGTCCAGCGTTCGTGGCCGGGTTCGCCGCGTACGGACGACGTTCCCGGGCCATGGCGAACAGCGGGGCGCGGCGGGCGGTGCCCGCCGGCCGTGGGTCCGGTCGACGGGCACCGTGGCGGGTGTGGTTGTCAGGCGCCGCAGCAGCCCTGGCTGGTCGGCGGGCTGCCGAGGCTGACGAGGTTCAGCGGTGGGGAAAGCAGGCCACCGGAGATGCCGGTGGCGAGTCCCTTGCCGGCCGGCTCCGGGGCCGTGCCGCAGCAGTCGTCGCCGGTGGCGGATTCGTCGGGGTTGCTGTTGCAGACGCCGGTCTCCGGCAGATCGAGTTGGACGTCGCGGGCGGCGGTCCAGTCGCCGGCCAGGGCAGCGACGACGGAGCGGACCTGTTCGTAGCCGGTGGCCATGAGGAAGGTGGGCGCCCGGCCGTAGCTCTTCATCCCGACGGCGTAGTAGCCGGGCTCGGGATGGGCGAGTTCGTCGACGCCGTGCGGGGGCACGGTGCCGCAGGAGTGCTCGTTCGGGTCGATCAGGGGGGCGAGGGCGCGGGTCGCACCCATGACCGGGTCGAGGTCCAGGCGCAGCTCGGCGGCGATGGCGTGGTCGGGCCGGAAACCGGTGGCGGCGACGATCCGGTCCACCAGGACCCGATCTTCGGTGCCGTCGACGCCTCGGACGATCACCGCCACCGGGCCTCCGGCCGGATCGATCGCGTGTACGGAGAAGCCGGTCAGCAGGCGGATGCGACCGGCGTCGACGTGCTCGCGCAGGCGGAGCCGAGCGCGCCGCGGGCGGGCAGGGCGTCGGCCTCCCCGCCGCCGTAGGTGCGCGTCGG is a genomic window of Micromonospora tarapacensis containing:
- a CDS encoding LacI family DNA-binding transcriptional regulator; amino-acid sequence: MTCAESSEPIVDLEPRLDDPSRPVTIAAIAESAGVSVPTVSKVINGRSGVAAETRARVEALINEYGYRRPSPVTRSNMMELVFDEIKDMWGLEIIRGVERVARQQGVGVVLTELGPHRNAIRYWIDDTLARRPDCLVTVAQLDEEQRNQLRARGIPFVAFDPTAELPDDVPFVGATNWAGGRSAARHLIGLGHRRIAMIAAPEHILCCRARLDGYRSAFDAAGLTAEADLVVRAKLTREDGEAAALDLLSRPDRPTAIFAANDLQALGVYQAARRLGLRVPTDVSVAGFDDLPLAALVDPPLTTVHQPLIEMAVTATELALALSRGERTPQLGLELGTTLTVRQSTAPPAS
- a CDS encoding sodium:calcium antiporter: MRRGHVLCSGTTLGRRGVTAGTWPLVPSLIALLAALVAILFAGAALTRTADELADRTGMGEAVAGALLLGAVTSLPGIATTVIGSVRQDAEFALANPIGGIAVQTVWLAIADLLYRRSNIEHAAASLENVMQAIVLMALLCLPVVAYATPELTLLWVHPASLLIPVIYLYGLVLLRRLRRQPMWFARHTTDTRQDEPAAATSGVTVRRLWFRLAALAAVVAATGFLIGQGGLGVVAASGLPSGFVGFTLTTAITSLPELITLIAAIRIGALTLGIGNILGGNAFDSLMIFLADATYRRGSIYSEANLSGLLFTGMTTLMIATLTAGLILRERRGIGFEGIAIPAIYLATIVLLLIRPG
- a CDS encoding SGNH/GDSL hydrolase family protein encodes the protein MESERYCSVPRNDPRNQVLQPKPRQVEWAVNQAITNSLHVTREANWKNLGMPAYTPQGLFPRRDLLGGGRVPAQIMLGIIAQESNMWQASRYALPGVTGNPLIGNFYGRDIYNDTPDDDWDIRWEDADCGYGVAQVTDRMRLAGREKPGETALPYQTQRAVALDFATNVAAGLQILQDKWNQTRSAGLIVNNGYPEYMENWFFAAWAYNSGFYPDKGDGSPWGVGWLNNPINPRYDPVRKPFLEETYADARTPQKWPYPEKIMGWAGHPVEISESPTDLVAGYRAAWWTSVASRAAVKPPRALFCDATNHCDPTGRYVPDDPDVIGEPTGPCAHRNAAGYYDLRCWYNQPVAWKGGPGLACDCGNEVLRFDPGYAYQEDGTSFPPRCDLSGLPAGARVIDNLPDGVPAVRSGCGRPWSNAGSFGLRFGTNYFEEFPSKVDFHQLGGGFGAHFYMGYTRKAGNLNDQMKITGTWTINPTNAWTRVLVHIPDHAAYTRQADYQIYLPGQSTSTRHRSVPTRWQQHKWLDLGVFDFRGSGTPKVELSTVAQDGTGVHKIVWDAIAVQPLSAKPRHFVVGMGDSFSSGEGAGEYTRVSDQYGDEPGFKNSCRRNAHGWARQIVLAGAPGGRSLGSFSDSLDANVDFHHIACAGAQTHHVMATRTAAGQPAPANAMGNVPRDTTNGELTQIDQGFLDENTTLVVLTIGGNDAGWTDVFKECALKNCMEPGFTLPGDSQPMTVAVPARFRDKIKLDVRRVVTEIRQRAPNAWIVLAGYPQIFKSGTTYDVNPLPGVTIGITAEEVDWLNDMARVATTELLYTDLTNKINGVDVRADFAGHELGTADTSENWLNGYILGDVFRFADDDGEPNDSYFGAGSFHPNVSGFQAYGGAVSDRLSALGYRWS
- a CDS encoding general stress protein CsbD, with protein sequence MSVERATDNVEQLAGPARARLGDLNRNERSEAERVMQRDATRGKRPGEHVQEDARDAPDDFTT
- a CDS encoding lytic polysaccharide monooxygenase auxiliary activity family 9 protein, coding for MKFSRTARRLGLGAVTVLLASFTMVVVNQAGPASAHGSVTNPPSRNYGCWERWGSDHLNPTMAQTDPMCWQAWQANPNTMWNWNGLYRENVGGNHQAAVPNGQLCSGGRTQGGLYASLDTVGAWTAKPMPNNFTLTLTDGARHGADYMLIYITRQGFDPTTQPLTWNNLELVLRTGSYPTTGLYEAQVNAGNRTGRHVVYTIWQAAHLDQPYYICSDVTFGGGGTPPPTTPPPTTPPPTTPPPTTPPPTGNGACTATYRKTNEWSGGFGAEVTVRAGNAAISRWTVSWTWPNGQSITSSWNASITSSGSSVTASNASYNGSVSANGTTSFGFNGSWNGTNSTPTLTCTAS